The following are encoded in a window of Kitasatospora fiedleri genomic DNA:
- the shbA gene encoding RNA polymerase sigma factor ShbA gives MRDDEEAAGPDPVQPAPGGAAADPSSAPGGPVTGSDGPSGAAARPPVLGAGTSPEVAELVAAAVRGDGPAIEALLGYVLPLALRYCRGRLVRLPGGARHHVDDVAQEVCVAVLCALPRYRDTGRPFEAFVYGIAAHKIADLQRAAMRGPGSTVIPPDDLPETPDDSLGPEERALLSSDAAWIKELLSYLPARQRELVLLRVADGLSAEETGEVLGMSPGAVRVAQHRALSRLRALAEESG, from the coding sequence ATGCGTGACGACGAGGAGGCCGCCGGGCCCGACCCGGTGCAGCCCGCCCCCGGGGGTGCGGCTGCCGATCCGTCGTCGGCACCGGGCGGTCCGGTGACCGGGTCCGACGGCCCGTCGGGCGCGGCGGCCCGCCCGCCCGTGCTCGGCGCGGGGACGTCGCCCGAGGTGGCCGAACTGGTCGCGGCGGCGGTCCGCGGCGACGGCCCGGCGATCGAGGCGCTGCTCGGCTACGTGCTCCCGCTGGCGCTGCGCTACTGCCGCGGCCGGCTGGTCCGGCTGCCCGGCGGGGCCCGGCACCACGTGGACGACGTGGCCCAGGAGGTGTGCGTCGCGGTGCTCTGCGCGCTGCCCCGCTACCGGGACACCGGGCGCCCGTTCGAGGCCTTCGTGTACGGGATCGCCGCGCACAAGATCGCCGATCTCCAGCGGGCCGCGATGCGCGGGCCCGGCTCGACGGTGATCCCGCCGGACGACCTGCCGGAGACGCCGGACGACTCGCTCGGCCCGGAGGAACGGGCGCTGCTCTCCAGCGACGCCGCGTGGATCAAGGAACTGCTGTCCTACCTGCCGGCCCGCCAGCGCGAGCTGGTGCTGCTGCGGGTGGCGGACGGGCTGTCGGCGGAGGAGACCGGCGAGGTGCTCGGGATGTCCCCGGGCGCGGTGCGGGTGGCCCAGCACCGGGCGCTGTCCCGGCTGCGGGCGCTGGCGGAGGAGAGCGGCTGA
- a CDS encoding response regulator transcription factor — MTSVLVCDDSPLAREALRRAVATVPGVDRVTTATNGEEVLRRWVADRSDLVLMDVRMPGLGGVETVRRLLSADPGARIIMLTVAEDLDGVALAVAAGARGYLHKDASRAELRATVTQALADPTWRLAPRRLRSPDMGAAPTLTAREIQVLEGMSHGRSNAEIGRELFLSEDTVKTHARRLFKKLGASDRAHAVALGFRWGLVR; from the coding sequence ATGACATCCGTACTCGTCTGCGACGATTCCCCGCTCGCCCGGGAGGCGCTTCGCCGCGCGGTGGCGACCGTGCCCGGCGTGGACCGGGTGACCACTGCGACGAACGGTGAGGAGGTCCTCCGCCGCTGGGTGGCCGACCGTTCCGATCTCGTTCTGATGGACGTCCGGATGCCCGGCCTCGGCGGGGTGGAGACGGTCCGCCGGCTGCTGTCGGCCGACCCGGGCGCCCGGATCATCATGCTCACCGTCGCCGAGGACCTGGACGGCGTGGCCCTCGCGGTCGCCGCCGGGGCCCGCGGCTACCTGCACAAGGACGCCTCGCGCGCCGAGCTGCGGGCCACCGTCACCCAGGCGCTGGCCGACCCGACCTGGCGCCTGGCGCCGCGCCGGCTCCGCAGCCCGGACATGGGCGCCGCGCCCACTCTGACGGCCCGTGAGATCCAGGTGCTGGAGGGGATGAGCCACGGCCGTTCCAACGCCGAGATCGGCCGCGAGCTGTTCCTGTCCGAGGACACCGTGAAGACGCACGCCAGGCGGCTGTTCAAGAAGTTGGGCGCCTCGGACCGCGCGCACGCGGTGGCGCTGGGCTTCCGTTGGGGCCTGGTCCGCTGA
- a CDS encoding WhiB family transcriptional regulator, producing the protein MADFSRLPGPNADLWDWQLSAACRGVDSSLFFHPEGERGAARTSRETSAKEVCMRCPVRVKCAAHALAVREPYGVWGGMTEDEREELLGRSRNRLAEVPLAMPQTIRR; encoded by the coding sequence ATGGCAGATTTCTCCCGCCTCCCCGGCCCCAACGCAGACCTCTGGGACTGGCAGCTCTCCGCCGCCTGCCGCGGCGTCGACAGCTCACTGTTCTTCCACCCCGAGGGCGAACGCGGCGCGGCCCGGACCTCCCGCGAGACGAGCGCCAAGGAGGTCTGCATGCGCTGCCCGGTGCGCGTCAAGTGCGCGGCCCACGCCCTCGCCGTCCGCGAGCCCTACGGGGTCTGGGGCGGCATGACCGAGGACGAGCGCGAGGAGCTGCTCGGCCGCTCCCGCAACCGGCTGGCCGAGGTCCCGCTGGCGATGCCGCAGACCATCCGCCGCTGA
- a CDS encoding LysR family transcriptional regulator: MIEARHLRVLHAVARTGSFSAAARELGCTQPAVSQQMKALEKAVDTPLVVRSGREMQLSEAGRVLLRHADGILAGLSAAEEEVAAIAGLRAGRVRLVSFPTASSTLVPRSVAQVRAAHPGVRVSLVEAEPTQALAMLRGGECEVALAFRYPDSQGGLSLPSPHATLREARAEAALEAAATAAANDWSELVVRPLLDDPLVGLVPAGHPLAGRGEGDPVDLAELAAEQWIAGCPQCRGHLVELCADAGFAPAIEFATDDYPAVVGLVGAGLGVAVLPGLALESVRHPGAAAVPVRVASGEPARREVVALTLPDLAEVPAVALMLDQLAASAAAR, encoded by the coding sequence GTGATCGAAGCCCGCCACCTCCGCGTCCTGCACGCCGTCGCCCGGACCGGGTCGTTCTCCGCCGCGGCGCGGGAGCTGGGGTGCACGCAGCCCGCGGTGAGCCAGCAGATGAAGGCGCTGGAGAAGGCGGTGGACACCCCGCTGGTGGTGCGGTCGGGGCGGGAGATGCAGCTGAGCGAGGCCGGGCGGGTGCTGCTGCGGCACGCGGACGGCATCCTGGCGGGGCTGTCGGCCGCCGAGGAGGAGGTCGCGGCGATCGCCGGGCTGCGGGCGGGGCGGGTGCGGCTGGTCTCGTTCCCGACGGCCAGTTCGACGTTGGTGCCGCGGTCGGTGGCGCAGGTGCGGGCGGCCCACCCGGGGGTGCGGGTCTCGCTGGTGGAGGCGGAGCCGACCCAGGCGCTGGCGATGCTGCGCGGCGGCGAGTGCGAGGTCGCGCTGGCCTTCCGCTACCCGGACTCGCAGGGCGGGCTGAGCCTGCCGTCCCCGCACGCGACGCTGCGCGAGGCGCGGGCCGAGGCGGCGCTGGAGGCGGCGGCGACGGCGGCCGCGAACGACTGGTCCGAGCTGGTGGTGCGCCCGCTGCTGGACGATCCGCTGGTGGGCCTCGTCCCGGCGGGCCACCCGCTGGCGGGCCGGGGCGAGGGCGACCCGGTGGACCTGGCGGAGCTGGCGGCCGAGCAGTGGATCGCGGGCTGCCCGCAGTGCCGGGGCCACCTGGTGGAGCTGTGCGCGGACGCGGGCTTCGCGCCGGCCATCGAGTTCGCCACGGACGACTACCCGGCGGTGGTGGGCCTGGTCGGCGCGGGCCTGGGGGTGGCGGTGCTGCCGGGGCTGGCGCTGGAGTCGGTGCGGCACCCGGGGGCGGCGGCCGTGCCGGTGCGGGTGGCCTCGGGCGAGCCGGCCCGGCGCGAGGTGGTGGCGCTGACCCTGCCGGACCTGGCGGAGGTCCCGGCGGTGGCGCTGATGCTGGACCAGCTCGCGGCGTCGGCCGCGGCCCGCTGA
- the groL gene encoding chaperonin GroEL (60 kDa chaperone family; promotes refolding of misfolded polypeptides especially under stressful conditions; forms two stacked rings of heptamers to form a barrel-shaped 14mer; ends can be capped by GroES; misfolded proteins enter the barrel where they are refolded when GroES binds), with protein MAKTLQFDEDARRSLERGVNKLADTVKVTIGPKGRNVVIDKKFGAPTITNDGVTIAREVELDDPYENLGAQLVKEVATKTNDVAGDGTTTATVLAQALVNEGLRNVAAGAGPAALKKGIDKAVAAVSEHLLSVAREIEGKDDIAAVASLSAQDTQVGELIAEAIDKVGKDGVITVEESNTFGVELEFTEGMQFDKGYLSPYFVTDAERQEAVLEDPYVLINQGKISSIQELLPLLEKVLQAGGSRPLLIIAEDVDGEALSTLVVNKIRGTFNAVAVKAPGFGDRRKAILGDIATLTGGQVVSEEVGLKLDQVGLEVLGSARRITVTKDETILVDGAGDSAEVAGRVAQIKAEIANTDSDWDREKLQERLAKLAGGVCVIKVGAATEVELKERKHRLEDAISATRAAVEEGIVAGGGASLVHAAKVLEGGLGLSGDEATGVAVVRKALVEPLRWIAQNAGLEGYVITSKVADLEPGQGYNAATGEYGDLVKAGVIDPVKVTRSALENAASIASLLLTTETLVVEKKEEEEGAGHGHSHGGHGHSH; from the coding sequence ATGGCGAAGACCCTGCAGTTCGACGAGGACGCCCGCCGCTCGCTGGAGCGCGGCGTCAACAAGCTGGCCGACACCGTCAAGGTGACCATCGGCCCCAAGGGCCGCAACGTCGTCATCGACAAGAAGTTCGGCGCCCCCACCATCACCAACGACGGTGTGACCATCGCCCGCGAGGTCGAGCTCGACGACCCGTACGAGAACCTCGGCGCGCAGCTGGTCAAGGAGGTCGCCACCAAGACCAACGACGTCGCGGGCGACGGCACCACCACCGCCACCGTGCTCGCCCAGGCCCTGGTCAACGAGGGCCTGCGCAACGTCGCCGCGGGCGCCGGCCCGGCCGCCCTGAAGAAGGGCATCGACAAGGCCGTCGCCGCCGTCTCCGAGCACCTGCTCTCGGTGGCCCGCGAGATCGAGGGCAAGGACGACATCGCCGCCGTCGCCTCCCTCTCCGCCCAGGACACCCAGGTCGGCGAGCTGATCGCCGAGGCGATCGACAAGGTCGGCAAGGACGGTGTGATCACCGTCGAGGAGTCCAACACCTTCGGCGTCGAGCTCGAGTTCACCGAGGGCATGCAGTTCGACAAGGGCTACCTGTCCCCGTACTTCGTCACCGACGCGGAGCGCCAGGAAGCCGTCCTGGAGGACCCGTACGTCCTGATCAACCAGGGCAAGATCTCCTCCATCCAGGAGCTCCTGCCGCTGCTGGAGAAGGTCCTGCAGGCCGGCGGCTCCCGCCCGCTGCTGATCATCGCCGAGGACGTCGACGGCGAGGCCCTCTCCACCCTGGTGGTCAACAAGATCCGCGGCACCTTCAACGCGGTCGCGGTCAAGGCCCCCGGCTTCGGCGACCGCCGCAAGGCCATCCTCGGCGACATCGCCACCCTCACCGGCGGCCAGGTCGTCTCCGAGGAGGTCGGCCTCAAGCTCGACCAGGTCGGCCTGGAGGTGCTCGGCAGCGCCCGCCGGATCACCGTCACCAAGGACGAGACCATCCTCGTCGACGGCGCCGGCGACTCCGCCGAGGTCGCGGGCCGGGTCGCCCAGATCAAGGCCGAGATCGCCAACACCGACTCCGACTGGGACCGCGAGAAGCTCCAGGAGCGCCTCGCCAAGCTGGCCGGCGGCGTCTGCGTGATCAAGGTCGGCGCGGCCACCGAGGTCGAGCTCAAGGAGCGCAAGCACCGTCTGGAGGACGCCATCTCCGCGACCCGCGCCGCGGTCGAGGAGGGCATCGTGGCCGGCGGTGGCGCCTCGCTGGTGCACGCCGCGAAGGTCCTGGAGGGCGGCCTCGGCCTGTCCGGCGACGAGGCCACCGGTGTCGCCGTGGTCCGCAAGGCGCTCGTCGAGCCGCTGCGCTGGATCGCCCAGAACGCCGGCCTGGAGGGCTACGTCATCACCTCCAAGGTCGCCGACCTGGAGCCCGGCCAGGGCTACAACGCCGCCACCGGCGAGTACGGCGACCTGGTCAAGGCCGGCGTCATCGACCCGGTCAAGGTCACCCGCTCCGCCCTGGAGAACGCCGCCTCCATCGCCTCCCTGCTGCTCACCACCGAGACCCTCGTGGTGGAGAAGAAGGAAGAGGAAGAGGGCGCCGGCCACGGCCACTCGCACGGCGGCCACGGCCACAGCCACTGA
- the groES gene encoding co-chaperone GroES, whose protein sequence is MTTSSKVAIKPLEDRIVVQPLDAETTTASGLVIPDTAKEKPQEGVVLAVGPGRFEDGQRLPLDVAVGDIVLYSKYGGTEVKYQGEEYLVLSARDVLAIIEK, encoded by the coding sequence GTGACCACCAGCAGCAAGGTTGCCATCAAGCCGCTCGAGGACCGCATCGTGGTCCAGCCGCTCGACGCCGAGACCACCACCGCCTCCGGCCTGGTGATCCCGGACACCGCCAAGGAGAAGCCCCAGGAGGGCGTCGTCCTGGCCGTCGGCCCGGGCCGCTTCGAGGACGGTCAGCGTCTGCCGCTCGACGTCGCCGTCGGTGACATCGTCCTGTACTCGAAGTACGGCGGCACCGAGGTGAAGTACCAGGGCGAGGAGTACCTCGTCCTCTCGGCCCGCGACGTCCTCGCGATCATCGAGAAGTAA
- a CDS encoding class I SAM-dependent methyltransferase, whose translation MEIESFRALLTEQGQALLAELRGFTAAGELALATRLRREYPAELVRAAFEQARLRQRAEAKFGADAASMYFTQHGVEQATRRSVAEWRAGRFAALGVRRLADLCCGIGGDAIALARAGIAVLAVDRDELTCEVARANAAALGVAELVEVRRADVADVDAAGFDAVFTDPARRTSKGRVFDPEAYSPPLSWAVEAARRTPFGALKVAPGIPHELVPAGAEAEWVSDRGEVKEAVLWFGTAAAEPYRATLLPGPHSLSGGALPDPPVGPVGRYLYEPDGAVIRGRMVAEVAELTGGRLIDPMIAYVTSDELRPTPYAQAYELTDVLPFQVKRLRALVRERRIGTVVVKKRGASVVPEELRRQLKPAGPNAVTVIVARTAAGPVMMLGQPVGRAR comes from the coding sequence GTGGAGATCGAGTCGTTCCGGGCGCTGCTGACCGAGCAGGGGCAGGCGCTGCTGGCCGAGTTGCGGGGGTTCACGGCGGCCGGGGAGCTGGCGCTGGCGACCAGGCTGCGGCGGGAGTACCCGGCGGAGCTGGTGCGGGCGGCGTTCGAGCAGGCCCGGCTGCGGCAGCGGGCGGAGGCGAAGTTCGGGGCGGACGCCGCGTCGATGTACTTCACCCAGCACGGGGTGGAGCAGGCGACCAGGCGGTCGGTCGCCGAGTGGCGGGCGGGGCGGTTCGCGGCGCTGGGGGTGCGGCGGCTGGCCGACCTGTGCTGCGGGATCGGCGGGGACGCGATCGCGCTGGCCCGGGCCGGGATCGCGGTGCTGGCGGTGGACCGGGACGAGCTGACCTGCGAGGTGGCGCGGGCGAACGCGGCGGCGCTGGGCGTGGCGGAGCTGGTCGAGGTGCGCCGCGCGGACGTCGCGGACGTCGACGCCGCGGGCTTCGACGCGGTGTTCACCGACCCGGCGCGGCGCACCTCGAAGGGCCGGGTGTTCGACCCGGAGGCGTACTCGCCGCCGCTGTCCTGGGCGGTGGAGGCGGCCCGACGCACCCCGTTCGGGGCGTTGAAGGTGGCGCCGGGCATCCCGCACGAGCTGGTGCCGGCGGGCGCCGAGGCGGAGTGGGTGTCGGACCGCGGCGAGGTGAAGGAGGCGGTGCTGTGGTTCGGCACGGCCGCCGCCGAGCCGTACCGGGCGACGCTGCTGCCGGGCCCGCACTCGCTGTCCGGCGGCGCGCTGCCGGACCCGCCGGTGGGCCCGGTGGGCCGCTACCTGTACGAGCCGGACGGGGCGGTGATCCGGGGCCGGATGGTCGCGGAGGTGGCGGAGCTGACAGGCGGCCGGCTGATCGACCCGATGATCGCGTACGTCACCTCGGACGAGCTGCGCCCGACGCCGTACGCGCAGGCGTACGAGCTGACCGACGTGCTGCCGTTCCAGGTCAAGCGGTTGCGGGCGCTGGTGCGGGAGCGCCGGATCGGCACCGTGGTGGTCAAGAAGCGCGGGGCGTCGGTGGTGCCGGAGGAGCTGCGGCGGCAGCTGAAGCCGGCCGGGCCGAACGCGGTGACGGTGATCGTGGCCCGGACGGCGGCCGGGCCGGTGATGATGCTGGGTCAGCCGGTCGGCCGGGCCAGGTAG
- a CDS encoding polysaccharide deacetylase family protein, with the protein MKQRVRVGYGAGALAVLLAASGCGNGSGAADRPPVPAAPTAASGTPAPSGTGTPSAPAQDAVPEAAWAKWGLKPLPKAPAPPADRPIKLTRSGQVPVFSEVPTTDKVVFITLDDGAEKDPKFVEMLTELKVPVTMFLTKDIVKNDYAYFTPLQALGNSIQNHTVSHPVMSKLGPAQQKAQICDDQAALTEQYGTAPYLFRPPYGDGANTPALNTAVQECGPRAVVLWRESMQIHDMQYQAADKKLRNGDIILAHFRGPSELKGETMTGMFGELLARIQEQGFAVARLDDYLARPTG; encoded by the coding sequence GTGAAGCAGCGGGTACGGGTCGGGTACGGGGCGGGCGCCCTCGCGGTACTGCTGGCGGCGAGCGGGTGCGGCAACGGCTCCGGGGCGGCCGACCGGCCCCCCGTCCCGGCCGCGCCGACCGCCGCCTCCGGCACCCCGGCCCCCTCCGGCACCGGCACCCCGTCGGCCCCCGCGCAGGACGCGGTGCCCGAGGCCGCCTGGGCCAAGTGGGGCCTCAAGCCGCTGCCCAAGGCGCCCGCGCCGCCCGCCGACCGGCCGATCAAGCTCACCAGGTCCGGCCAGGTGCCGGTGTTCAGCGAAGTCCCGACCACCGACAAGGTCGTCTTCATCACCCTCGACGACGGGGCCGAGAAGGACCCGAAGTTCGTCGAGATGCTCACCGAACTCAAGGTCCCGGTCACGATGTTCCTCACCAAGGACATCGTCAAGAACGACTACGCCTACTTCACACCGCTCCAGGCGCTCGGCAACAGCATCCAGAACCACACCGTCAGCCACCCGGTGATGAGCAAGCTCGGCCCCGCCCAGCAGAAGGCCCAGATCTGCGACGACCAGGCCGCCCTCACCGAGCAGTACGGCACCGCCCCCTACCTGTTCCGCCCGCCCTACGGCGACGGCGCGAACACCCCCGCCCTGAACACCGCCGTCCAGGAGTGCGGGCCGCGCGCCGTCGTGCTCTGGCGGGAGTCCATGCAGATCCACGACATGCAGTACCAGGCCGCCGACAAGAAGCTCCGCAACGGCGACATCATCCTGGCCCACTTCCGCGGCCCCTCCGAGCTCAAGGGCGAGACCATGACCGGGATGTTCGGCGAACTGCTCGCCCGGATCCAGGAGCAGGGCTTCGCGGTCGCCCGCCTCGACGACTACCTGGCCCGGCCGACCGGCTGA
- the tsaD gene encoding tRNA (adenosine(37)-N6)-threonylcarbamoyltransferase complex transferase subunit TsaD, with protein MADEPLVLGIETSCDETGVGIVRGTTLLADAVASSVNDHARYGGVVPEIASRAHLEAMVPTIRRALDTAGVKASDLDGIAVTAGPGLAGALLVGVSAAKAYAWALDKPLYGVNHLASHICVDQLEHGRLPEPTMALLVSGGHSSLLLSGDITADVRPLGATIDDAAGEAFDKVARVLGLGFPGGPVVDRMAREGDGAAIAFPRGLNNAGDPAYDFSFSGLKTAVARWVEARRRAGEPVPVADVAASFQEAVTDVLTRKAVRACKDNDVDHLMIGGGVAANSRLREMAQQRCDRAGIVLRVPRPGLCTDNGAMVAALGAEMVRRNRTPSSLDLSADSSLPVTETHVPGEHGGFHAHAHEALK; from the coding sequence ATGGCTGACGAACCCCTCGTCCTCGGCATCGAGACCTCCTGCGACGAGACCGGCGTCGGCATCGTCCGCGGCACCACCCTGCTGGCCGACGCGGTCGCCTCCAGCGTCAACGACCACGCCCGGTACGGCGGCGTCGTCCCGGAGATCGCCAGCCGGGCGCACCTGGAGGCGATGGTGCCGACCATCCGGCGGGCGCTGGACACCGCCGGGGTGAAGGCGAGCGACCTGGACGGCATCGCCGTCACCGCCGGGCCGGGCCTGGCGGGCGCGCTGCTGGTCGGCGTGAGCGCGGCCAAGGCGTACGCGTGGGCGCTGGACAAGCCGCTGTACGGCGTCAACCACCTGGCCTCGCACATCTGCGTGGACCAGCTGGAGCACGGCCGGCTGCCGGAGCCGACGATGGCGCTGCTGGTCTCCGGCGGGCACTCCTCGCTGCTGCTCAGCGGCGACATCACCGCCGACGTGCGGCCGTTGGGCGCGACCATCGACGACGCGGCCGGCGAGGCGTTCGACAAGGTGGCTCGGGTGCTCGGGCTGGGCTTCCCGGGCGGGCCGGTGGTGGACCGGATGGCCCGGGAGGGCGACGGCGCGGCGATCGCCTTCCCGCGCGGGCTGAACAACGCGGGCGACCCCGCGTACGACTTCTCGTTCTCCGGGCTGAAGACCGCCGTGGCGCGCTGGGTGGAGGCCCGGCGGCGGGCCGGCGAGCCGGTGCCGGTGGCGGACGTCGCGGCGTCCTTCCAGGAGGCGGTGACCGACGTGCTGACCCGCAAGGCGGTCCGGGCCTGCAAGGACAACGACGTCGACCACCTGATGATCGGCGGCGGCGTGGCCGCCAACTCCCGGCTGCGCGAGATGGCGCAGCAGCGCTGCGACCGGGCGGGCATCGTGCTGCGGGTGCCGCGGCCGGGTCTGTGCACCGACAACGGCGCGATGGTGGCGGCGCTCGGCGCCGAGATGGTGCGGCGCAATCGCACCCCGTCCTCCCTCGACCTGTCGGCGGACTCCTCGCTGCCGGTCACCGAGACGCACGTGCCGGGCGAGCACGGCGGCTTCCACGCGCACGCGCACGAGGCGCTGAAGTGA
- the rimI gene encoding ribosomal protein S18-alanine N-acetyltransferase gives MRWWDIEPVMVLEHRLFPEDAWSRGMYWSELAEAFPGGSRHYVVAVDGGGAPVGYAGLMAVGPDSDVQTIAVDSEHQGAGLGALLLAELVEESVRRGCAELLLEVRVDNLRAQRLYERFGFEPVGIRRGYYQPANVDALVMRLDHLASDASEASDLKDHHNG, from the coding sequence ATGCGGTGGTGGGACATCGAGCCCGTCATGGTGCTGGAGCACCGGCTGTTCCCCGAGGACGCCTGGTCGCGCGGGATGTACTGGTCGGAGCTGGCGGAGGCGTTCCCCGGCGGGAGCCGGCACTACGTGGTGGCCGTCGACGGCGGCGGCGCGCCGGTCGGCTACGCCGGGCTGATGGCGGTCGGCCCGGACAGCGACGTGCAGACCATCGCGGTGGACTCCGAGCACCAGGGGGCGGGGCTCGGGGCGCTGCTGCTGGCGGAGCTGGTCGAGGAGTCGGTCCGGCGCGGCTGCGCCGAACTGCTGCTGGAGGTGCGGGTGGACAACCTGCGCGCGCAGCGGCTGTACGAGCGGTTCGGGTTCGAGCCGGTCGGCATCCGGCGGGGCTACTACCAGCCGGCCAACGTGGACGCACTGGTGATGCGTCTGGACCACCTGGCAAGCGACGCAAGTGAAGCAAGCGATCTGAAGGATCATCACAATGGCTGA
- the tsaB gene encoding tRNA (adenosine(37)-N6)-threonylcarbamoyltransferase complex dimerization subunit type 1 TsaB, with product MLLLAFDTATPAVTAAVHDGERVLAESYEVDARRHGELLLPTIAAVLRAAGADKRDLTHLAVGVGPGPYTGLRVGLVTAAALGDALGLPVHGVCTLDAIAHQARAEGLAGAFAVATDARRKEVYWASYDADGARVGGPAVDRPAEIDPGPRTVGAGALLYALPAASGPEHVSAGALADFAVRELAAGRELLPNAPLYLRRPDAQVPAGYKAVLPA from the coding sequence GTGCTCCTCCTCGCCTTCGACACCGCCACCCCCGCCGTCACCGCCGCCGTCCACGACGGCGAGCGGGTGCTCGCCGAGTCCTACGAGGTCGACGCCCGCCGGCACGGCGAGCTGCTGCTGCCCACCATCGCGGCCGTGCTGCGCGCCGCCGGCGCGGACAAGCGCGACCTGACCCACCTGGCGGTGGGCGTCGGCCCCGGCCCGTACACCGGCCTGCGGGTCGGCCTGGTCACCGCCGCCGCCCTCGGCGACGCGCTCGGCCTGCCCGTGCACGGCGTCTGCACCCTCGACGCGATCGCCCACCAGGCGCGCGCCGAGGGCCTGGCGGGGGCGTTCGCGGTGGCCACCGACGCCCGGCGCAAGGAGGTCTACTGGGCCTCCTACGACGCCGACGGCGCCCGGGTGGGCGGCCCCGCGGTGGACCGCCCGGCCGAGATCGACCCCGGCCCGCGGACGGTCGGCGCGGGCGCCCTGCTGTACGCGCTGCCCGCGGCGAGCGGCCCCGAGCACGTCTCGGCGGGCGCGCTGGCCGACTTCGCGGTCCGCGAGCTGGCCGCCGGCCGGGAGCTGCTGCCGAACGCGCCGCTGTACCTGCGGCGGCCGGACGCCCAGGTCCCCGCCGGGTACAAGGCGGTGCTTCCGGCGTGA
- a CDS encoding L,D-transpeptidase, whose protein sequence is MAKLGPGAVVGGLTLGAVAVIGLLAFQANGAASRAVAAAPSASSAAPSASAPESARPSVPPLPAESGSGLRVVLALQAQQVWLVDPKKPDPVVAAFKVVPGNTLPAAGTYTVTSRTASGTGTDGRQIEHVVRFAQQSGTVFGFSALVDEKAPAPSVDPTTRTGGIRASRADGQALWDFAPNGTRVVVVA, encoded by the coding sequence GTGGCGAAGCTGGGTCCTGGTGCGGTGGTCGGCGGGCTGACCCTGGGGGCCGTGGCGGTGATCGGGCTGCTGGCCTTCCAGGCGAACGGCGCGGCCTCGCGCGCGGTCGCGGCGGCGCCGTCCGCGTCGAGCGCCGCCCCGTCGGCCTCCGCCCCGGAGAGCGCCCGGCCGAGCGTGCCGCCGCTGCCTGCCGAGTCCGGTTCGGGCCTGCGGGTGGTGCTCGCGCTGCAGGCGCAGCAGGTCTGGCTGGTCGACCCGAAGAAGCCGGACCCGGTGGTGGCCGCGTTCAAGGTGGTGCCGGGCAACACGCTGCCCGCGGCGGGCACCTACACCGTCACCAGCCGCACCGCTTCGGGCACCGGCACGGACGGGCGGCAGATCGAGCACGTGGTGCGGTTCGCCCAGCAGTCCGGCACGGTGTTCGGGTTCAGCGCGCTGGTGGACGAGAAGGCGCCGGCCCCCTCGGTGGACCCGACGACCAGGACCGGCGGCATCCGGGCGTCCCGGGCGGACGGCCAGGCGCTGTGGGACTTCGCGCCGAACGGCACCCGGGTGGTCGTGGTCGCCTGA
- the tsaE gene encoding tRNA (adenosine(37)-N6)-threonylcarbamoyltransferase complex ATPase subunit type 1 TsaE, whose translation MGSQTTLTVDTAERMTGLGRRLAALLRPGDLVLLSGELGAGKTTLTRGLGEGLGVRGAVTSPTFVIARVHPSLTGGPALVHVDAYRLGGGLDEMEDLDLDVSLPESVVVVEWGEGKVERLSEDRLEIRIERTLGGEAADALGESDGRRVTLTGLGGRWDAADLTGLGEN comes from the coding sequence ATGGGTTCGCAGACCACTCTGACCGTCGACACCGCGGAGCGGATGACCGGCCTCGGCCGGCGGCTCGCCGCGCTCCTGCGCCCCGGTGACCTGGTCCTGCTGTCGGGGGAACTGGGGGCGGGCAAGACCACGCTGACCCGCGGCCTGGGCGAGGGCCTGGGCGTGCGCGGCGCGGTCACCTCGCCGACCTTCGTGATCGCCCGGGTGCACCCCTCGCTGACCGGCGGCCCCGCGCTGGTGCACGTGGACGCGTACCGGCTGGGCGGCGGCCTGGACGAGATGGAGGACCTCGACCTGGACGTGTCGCTGCCCGAGTCGGTGGTCGTCGTCGAGTGGGGCGAGGGCAAGGTCGAGCGGCTGTCCGAGGACCGGCTGGAGATCCGGATCGAGCGGACCCTGGGCGGCGAGGCGGCGGACGCGCTGGGGGAGTCGGACGGGCGGCGGGTCACCCTGACCGGACTGGGCGGCCGCTGGGACGCCGCGGACCTCACCGGTTTGGGTGAGAACTGA